CGCTTCCATGGCCCTGTTCTCCGGTTTTTCTAACGCTGTTTTTGTGATGCACACCCTCATCTGATATATACTCAGCTCTTCTTGAAATCGTCTCACGAGGCCGTGCTTTTTTTTGAAAACCGAACTGACAAAACGAGCGCCTCAGACCGGCAATATGCCGATATAGCGTGGGTTTACTGCACCCCATCTTTTTTGAAAGCGTACGGGGGCCATGATAGGGAAGCAGATTGCACAGACGCTTCTGAACATCGGACAGATGCTGATAGTGATGGCGGAAGTCGAGTTGGAGCTCTACCGCTTCAACGTCTTCAATACCCCCTACATAATCGATAGCCCCTTCACGATCCAGATCGGTCAGGGTCTCCCATGAAAGGGGGGCATCACCTGGGAATCGGTGGGGAGCAGATGCCTTGCTCACCATGGTTGCGCAGCGGTTTTGAATCACTCGGCTGAGGAAGGTCTTTTTGGCACTGAGGTCGGCATCAAAACGCTGTTCACTCTGATGGGATGCTATGGCCAGCTCCTGCTCCACATCCTCCGCATCCCAAGCCCTGAAGCAGGGCATCTCCGCCAGTTGATTGGCCTTGTATCGGATCAGCTTGATCGCATGCGGATCCAGGCCGTTGTAGCTGTTATTGGAAAACATTGTTGCCTCCGTTTCTGCGTTGTTGTTGGAGACAATTATCCCGTGTTGGAGACTGTTTTTTGAGGTCACTTGAAATTTTGGTGAGACAGTTGAGGATTTTCGACCTCTACTTTTCAAACACTTACAGAGCGCCACGAGTCAGTTGAAAAAATTGCGAGTCAGTTAGCCAAAAAACACGGATATTAGGACCTCTGGCCATGGCATTAAAAAACCCCGACCAAATGGCCGAGGTTCTGGGGGTGCTGCTGCTGACGATGAAAACGATCAAGAAGCCTGTGATGCCCTGGGTAAAACCAATAGCGGGTTGATCCTGTACCCTTGAGCCCCCCGTACCGTTTTTATGTTCTCAATAATGCTATCTTGCTGGATTGGGAGGCCCTGTTGCTTTTTCACAGCATCCATCATCATCTTACGAAGGCGGTTGATTGATCGTCTGACAATAATGGCATCTACCACTTCATCCGGAACTTTGAGCTGCACAGCATCTGTGATTTTCTCCAGGGTCATGATTTTGAAATCATCAACCAGTTTTCCCTCTAGCATCCCTTTGAGGAACTGCTTCCATAGGATTTCAAAAACCCTAATCTGCGCTGGTGCTTTGGGACCCACCACCATCTGACCATTGACCCAGATTTCATCAGGTCTGGATTCGACTTGGTACAAGATCTCTGTGTCGACCTCCGCGGTTTGATGATGATAAAGCGGTGTAATTACCTTGTTGTAGATAGGCACCGAGGTATGCGCCAACACAGGTGGCTGCGCATGCAGTGCATCGCCCATTAATGAGGCCAGGTCTTGTTCCCCTCGAATCAACTGGGAGAGTGACGTCTTGATAAGCCATGGTTCTTCTAAAAGCCGAAGCTCAGCATTTCGGTCACTCAGAGCGACCACCACCGTCGGCGTCGAAGCCACATAGTCCCGTGACAGGTACTTAGGGTGCTCACACACCTCTACCACGCAGACGATCACCTCGCCATCTGCATAGTCACATCGGTACACCCCCTCCGACAGGGCTCTGGTGGGACCGATGGCTTCGATCTCTTCTTGCAGAAAAGAGAGCGCTCCCTTCTGATCCACCCGATAGCGCAACTCTTGGAAGGTCTGCTTTTCATCATACTCGGGATAGACAGGATGATTGCACTCTGGACACCGGAAATCATCCGCCCCTTCATCCAGGCCATCTACCAAGCGGACTCTTCCACTGCATAGGTGATTGGGCGGGGGATAGTCCCGATCCTCAGGATTGGAACAGAGGACGTAGGTATAAAGATCTGATGTGATGACACCCATCTCTTCCAGCTTTTTCACCTCTGAGAAAAGCTCTTCCGATGGGCGGTCTACACTCCAGCCGCTTTCAAGCATCAACATCTTCATGATCTATGCTTCTTCTCTATTGAGAGCATGTGAAAGCCAAAACGTGAAGAGAGGAGCTTTTCAAAAGCGACGCGTTCACGAATAGAGAGGGGCTGATCTGAATAGCGCACAGTAAACATGTCATCACACCCCAAAATTGAATCAAACTGCATCCTCACCCGTTTACCTTGGTAGAGCACCTGGATGTAGTCGATATTATCAAAGGGAGTAAAGATGTTGCCAAATACCTGCTGAAGATGTGCCACGGGGCGGCTAATGGATTTTTCATCCCGTAGGCGTAGCTTTCCTTCCCCTTTAAATGGAGAGGCATATAGCTGAAGCTCAACCAGTGATAGCCCATAAGGGGTTCCCCTTACCAACTGCTCAAAAAAGCGTTTGATCTGGCTCTCGTCATCACCCAGCTTCAAGTTCTCATATCTGCAACTCTGCCTGAAATAGGCGCTTGCGACCTGGTTGGCTATCTCCAGGGGTACAGCAGGGCTGGAGGATGAGATCCTTATCCCACGGGCATTGGCCTCAAAATCGAGGATAATCCATTCTGGATGAAAGCCGTGGACAATCCCCACCTTTTGCACAATCTTGCTGGGCTTTTCAGCTCGGCGGATGAACAGCATGGGGCGGCCATCCTCTACCAGCATCCCCTTGTAGTCACAGCTGCGCTGATCATCCTTCTTGAGGTCATACGCAGCCAGGGTCTCACGGATCCGCTCTGGCTCCATAAACGCTTCAAACGACATATCATGTTTACGATCTGTCGGCCCGGACAACCGCATACAGGCAAAGCCACTTTTCTGCAGCTTATCCAGCAAGAATACATCCTTCAGTCCATGAGAATCGTGGCTGAATAGCGCAAAAAGCAGCGATTTGGTGTCATACGTGGTATCGTTGATATGGCAGTCACGAAGGGTACGCTGATCCAATGTCGCCATGGCATAATCCGTAACGGCGACCTTTGATTTGCGGTAGGCAAAGAGGTCTACCAAACGGTAGGGGGATAACACATCACCCAGTGCTTTCAGCGCCTCTCGGCGAGCGGGCAACGTGTCTCTGGTGATGGTGTGCGTACAGCGACACAGCATAGCAAGCTGGCGACCCGTCAACTTATCTACCCACGCCGCCATGGACTGTTTAGATTCAAGTTCGGGAAGAATATGCTGCAGACCGATCTCCAGCTCGTTGTCCCAAAACTCTACCGTAGGCGCAGCCGCCCGCTCAAGCACTTCCTCTATGGTGCCCATTGGACCTCTCCTTCTTCTGTTTCTCTTATTGTTTAATAAATACTAAACCTTGCAGGCAAAAATATATGCCTGCCCTACCGAAGCTTCAGAAGCCCCATATCGGCAAGCCGAATCTGCATTGCCAAACCGGAAACCTGAAATACCTCTGCCAGATCCCTGGCCAGGTCGACCACCAATCCAAGCTCTGACTCATCTTCCCCATCAAAACGACTCTGCATATTGTAGAGCTCTTCTGATGCATCGTAAGGGTCATGAGTGCCAAACACCTCTTCCCATGAACGGAGCACATCCCCTTTGGGCATCAAGAGATAACCAGCAAAGCAGTCTGCCTGCCACTCCATGGGATCCCTCTTGGATTTGGAACGGCACAATATCGCCTGCCCATCATCATCAAAATTCAGATGGCGGTGCAATTCCCAGTGACCTAACTCATGGGCCACCGTGAACCGGTAGCGCCCTTCAACTGAAGGATCCTCCGTAGGATCCAATCTCTCATTGATCACCACACGGCGCTCATCCACCCAAGTTGCGCCCAGCACACCCTCTTTATCCAGTAGCGCATCAAGATCATCAAACTCAAGGGCCAGGCCCAATAGGGATTCCAGAATCTCTTCAACAGGGACAGGCGGAGCCTCTTCCATTCCAAACTTGTAATGGTAGCTCATGAGCAGCTCATTGGCGGCCGCCTCAATATCTGCTTTATGAAGATAGGGAACTCTCATCTTCCCCCCTACTCCTCGCTGGGATCCAAACCTCGCTCAGTGCGAAGCTTCTCAGTTAACGCCTCTATATCTTTTCGGCCAAGATTCAGATCTCGTGCAGTTCTTAAAAAATCGGCCATCGCCCTCGGCTGATCACGGATGATACCGGACAGGTCAGGATCCACCTTTCCAGCCATAGCCAGAAGCTCATCCGAATTCACCTCCAGCAACTCCGCCATCCTTTTGATCTTGTCCTGAGCCGGTGGATCAAACTCGCCATTTTCGACTTTGCTCATGAAGGTGGCGCTGATTCCAACGGCTTCAGCAAATTTGCGTAGAGAGTAAGCGGGATCTCGCTTCTTCTTCTCCTCTCGCATGCTCCTGATGAACATTCCGAACTGCGGGTTACCTGGCATGTAACTTCTCCCAATGCACTTCAATGTGCTTTCGTTTAGTTAATGGTAAACATCGCCACTATTCCCTGTCAATCATAAAGTGACAATTGCCCAGGCATGAGACGATTCCCGATTTTGCGGAGTATATATGAGAAAGGGGCCGTGGCGGTTCCGACCTCAATATTGGCGATAGGATGAGTTATGAATGCCTTAGATCCAGAATTGATGACAGCCCAAGAGCGACTGGATGAGGCCGCACAGATTCTGGCTGCGGGGTTCATTCGCTATCGCCAAAAGCGGGTCGAAAAATCTCTACCAAGAGAGCATAATAGCCTGGATAAGAAGGCCAAACAGAGCGTTCATGTGTCTGAGAAAGTTCTACAAAAAGGAGACGACACATGACCGAAAATGAAAGCGTATTGAGACAGATAACAGCCCTGCCAGAGATGACCGTGGCCGACCTCAAAGCGATGTGGAGAGACCTGTTTGATCAGGAACCACCGCATCATGGCAAACATTATCTGGTGCGCAAGCTGGCCTATCGAATCCAGGAGTTGGCATTCGGTGGTATCAACAAGGCCACAGAGAAGCGGCTGAATGCGTTGGCAAGCGGCAAAAAGCCCCAAAACAAGGCACCCGCCCAGCTCAAACGACAAAACAACGGCTTGAGTCCAGGCACCAAACTGGTGAGGGAGTGGAAGGGCAACGAGTACGTTGTCACTGTTCTAGAGGATGGATTTGAACTCCTTGGTCAGAGATACCGTAGTCTCTCTGGTATTGCCAAGGCGATCACGGGAACCCACTGGTCTGGGAACGCTTTTTTTGGGCTCAAAAAGAGTGAGAAAAAGAAATGAGCGCCACCCCTAAAATCCGATGCGCCATCTACACACGCAAGTCCACAGAAGATGGTTTAGAACAGGATTTCAATAGCTTGGATGCCCAGCGTGAGTCTTGCGCCAATTTTGTCGCTTCCCAACGTCAGGAGGGATGGGTGCTGGTACCGGACCACTATGATGACCCCGCCTATTCAGGGGGAAATCTAGATCGGCCTGCGCTACAACGCCTGCTTCAGGACATTGAGTCAGGTAAGGTTGATTGCATCGTCTGCTATAAGATTGATCGTCTCTCCCGTTCTTTGATGGACTTTGCCAAACTGGTGGAGATTTTCGACCGCCACGAGGTCACCTTTACCAGCGTCACCCAATCCTTCAATACCGCCAACTCCATGGGGCGATTGACCCTCAACATGCTGCTCTCCTTCGCCCAGTACGAGCGAGAGGTTACAGCGGAGCGGATCCGGGATAAATACGCAGCCTCCCGCAAACGGGGTATCTGGATGGGGGGACACCCCCCATTGGGCTATGATGTTAAGGATCGCAAACTTGTCATCAATTCGCAAGAAGCCCAACATATTCACCATATTTTTAATCGATTCATCCAGGTAGGCTCTGCCACTCTGTTGATCAAAGAATTGACCGAGCAGGGCATCACCTCAAAAACACGTCAACTCGCTGATGGTCGGATTAAAGGGGGAAAGCCCATTGATAAAGGCACCCTCTACAAGATTCTCAACAACCGAGTCTACCTGGGAGAGGTGGCCTTCCGAGGGGAGATCTACCCCGGTGAACATGCCCCCATTATTGAACAAGATCTGTGGGACAAGGTGCAGAGTATTCTGAAAAAGAATAAGCGCTCTCGCAGCAACAGCAGTCGCAACCAGAGCCCGGCCCCGCTCAAGGGCATCATTCGTTGTGGTCATTGCAACCGCGCCATGCGGCCTACCCACACCCGCAAGAACGGCATTCAGTACCGCTACTACCTCTGCATGACCGCTTCCAAAAATAGCCATGCCGATTGCCCTTTGGCTTCTGTCTCCGCCCCCCAGGTTGATGAGGGGGTATTCAAGAGGGTTCGCCAGATCATTCAAACACCGGAGATTATCACCCGAGTCTGGCGACAGGCTGCGCACACAGATCCTGACATCCAAGAACAAGATGTCACCATGGCGTTGAAAAAGATCAACCCCATCTGGGATGAGCTTTTCCCCATCGAGCAGAACCGCCTGCTCAGCCTGTTGGTGGAAAATGTCATTCTTACCACTACATCCATGGAGGTAAGGGTCCGTGTCGACGGGATTACCAGTTTGGTAGCGGAACTATCCCCAACACCCCAAATAGAGGAGGCCATTCAATGAAGGTTAAGCTGAGCCAAGACCGCAAAACCATCATTTTTAAAATCCCCATGCGCTTTCATCGTCAGGGCGGCAAACGCATGGTAATCCTGCCAGAGCATGAGCAAGCTCGCCAGGAGATGAGCAATCCCTCCGAGGACCCCATGGTCAACGCCCTGACAAAGGCCCAGAAATGGCAGAAGATGCTGGATAAGAACGAAACTATGACCATTGCCCACCTTGCTGAACGTGAGGGCGTAGAACGCTCTATGATGGCACGGGTCCTACGCCTTACCATCCTGGCCCCAGATATTATCGAAGCGATCCTGGATGGGCGTGTACCAGAGACATTCAGCTTGGAGAGTCTGCGGGAAAGCATCCCACTACTCTGGTCAGAGCAGCGGGAGAAGTGGGGGTTCACAAGCCACCTTTGAATCCCATTCCTACCCGCTTAACCCAATGTTACGCCCCCCTGGACGGAATCATTAAGCCCTATTGCCGTGAAGCAGTGTGATTTCTATTTCCACCACTCGTTGAAAAGCGTAATCTCCTCTTTTACAGTATGATGGGGGTTGGTTGCCTATATTTTGGAACCCCGCAAGGTTTGCTTAACGGATCATGACTGTGATTGCCACCTGCCGACAGCAAAAGCGGAACCTGCTGGAATTCGTTGAGTCGGCACTGCGAACGGTTACTGTAAAGTTTCTGAAAGCCGTTGCTATATCATCTGCTTTGTCTAGGTAGAGTTCAGTGGCCTTTGCCGCGAAAGAAAATCTCCAGGGAAACAAACCATGCCTAAGAACCGTTTAAATCTTACGCGAGATTTTTCAATTCGAACCATTATAAGTGTCATCATCATATTGATATTGTTGGTAGTGTTTTACAGGCAGATCACGATGGACTCTCTGATCAGCCAAGAGACCCGAAACAATAGTGAGTTGACCAATAATCTCTCACAGGACTTATGGCCAGAATACGCTAAATTTCTGAGTTCGGCGTCGTCCATTCCCCGTAAAGATCTGTTGCTTCACCCCAACTTCAAAGATTTGAACCATTCCATTCAACAGCGCTTACGTGGTTTGCGTGTATTGAAGATTAAAATATACGATCTGCAAGGGGTTACTGTTTACTCCACGTTACAAGAACAGATAGGGGACAATCGGTGGGATAATGCGGGGTTTCAATCCGCGTTATCCGGGGTCCCTCTGAGTGATGTTTCTTTCAAAAATGAAATGGATACAATTGAAGGTACGGTGACTAATCGGCACTACGTATACACATACGCTCCCATTCAGAGAAGTCCTGAAGATCAGGTGGAGGGGGTTTTTGAGGTTTATTCCGATGTGACCCACCTACACAATGAAATCAATCGTACAGGGTATGTGATTACAGGAGGGGTTATCTTTTCGCTGGCGGCCTTTTATCTTTTTCTGCTTTTCTTGATCAAAAGAGCCGATCGGTTGATTCACCAGCACCAAGAGACCGAAAATCAACTTCAGGAAGAGCGTATGCTCTTTCAAGTCAGGCATGACAAATTGACAGGCCTTTCTAACCGTTCGCATATGCTAGAGCTCGTAGAGCAGGCTTTGCACCGATCACGAAGAACAGATAAAGCCTTAGCGGTCTTGCAGATCAATCTCGCCCGTTTTCGTCCAATTAATGAAACCATGGGGCATGAAGTCGGTGATCAAATCATCAAAAAGTCCGCAGTGCGCATGGTTAAGAGCATGCGTAATGGTGACATACTGGGTCGGTTGGAAGGAGATCTTTTTCTGCAACTGATGGAAGGCATTACAGACTCCAAGGAGGTTGCGAATCGGGCAAATCGTCTATTGGAAGATTTCCAGGAACCGCTCCTTATGAATGAAAAAGAGTTCGTGATGACGCCCAGCATCGGTATCGCCCTCTTTCCTTCCGATGCTCAAAAAGCTGAGACCCTGTTGGAGTCGTCTGGGGCAGCTGCTTTGAAAGCAACCAAGGAAGGACGCAACTGTTATGTATTTTATACAGATGCGCTCAATGCCAGTTCACGTGAGCGTATAGAACTTGAAATGGGGTTGCGAAAAGCACTGCAGGCTAATGAGTTTGAACTGCATTATCAACCACGAATCAGCCCAATGAACAAGCGTGTCATTGGTTGCGAGGCTCTGATTCGTTGGCGTCGTGGAGAGCATGAGTTAATGTTTCCCGACCAGTTCGTGAAGCTGTTAGAGGAGTCAGATCTTATTATTCCTGTTGGTACTTGGGTGCTAGGTGAAGCATGTCGTCAATGTTACGCTTGGCATAAGATGGGTTTGAAGGGGTTAAGGGTCTCTGTTAATCTCTCTTTGCGCCAATTCAAATCAAATGATCTACCGGACGTGATCGAACAAACGCTACAGAAAACCGGTTTGGCTGCCCAATATCTTGAAGTTGAAGTGACGGAAAGCTTGATGGCAGAGGAGTTGGAACGAGTTATCGAACTGTTGCAGCGCATTAAACGGCTTGGCGTGATGATCTCTCTTGATGATTTTGGTACGGGCTACTCCTCCCTAAGTCATCTGATGAACTTCCCTGTAGACCATCTGAAGATTGATCGGGCATTTGTTCAGGATGTCACGCATAACTCCCAACACGCGGCATTGACCAGTGCCATTATAGCAATGGCGAGAAGTCTAAATATGGGGGTCGTTGTTGAGGGAGTTGAAGACTCGGAGCAGCAAAAGTTCCTGGAGCAGTATGCCTGTGAAGAGCAACAAGGCTATTTCTACGCAAAACCCCTTCCTGCCAAAGATTTCCCAACAGCAGTAGAGGATATTAAACGACGGCTCAGGAGTTGATCTCGACACCTGTAGCTCCAAAAGAATGTCTTCCACATTGAAATTACAGCTATTTTCTTCTCACTGTGTGATGCAGCTTGGACGGAAAATTGAGCTCTTTGACAATTGAGATAACCACCGTCAGACACAAAACTCCCCATTAATTCAAGACCATTGGGGAGTTGGTGGACCATTTCATTACCTCAGAAGACAAGTTGGTAATTTCCTCAGTTTTCAACTGTGGGTAATATCAGCCCCCTGCAAAGGGGTGGTCCATCAAAGGTTTAAGTAACTCTCTGGCGTATTGGCCAGGGCTGTGGCCGGAAGCTCTTTAACCACCTTGTAGTTTTTATGGTCTTGGAACTCAGCAAGGTTAATCAACTGTTCTGAAGCACGGGGTGCCTGACCGCGATCACTGACAACGCGTATTACGGGAAAAAGTAGGGCATCTCGATTAGTCAACGCCACAACTGCTACGGCACCGCTGGCCAACTGTAGTACGGTACCAACCGGGTAGACCCCAATGCAGCGTATAAATTCCTCTACAATGCCTCGATCATACTTCTTTTCACTAAGTGCCAATAGGTGTCTTAAGCCTGCTTTAGGATCCCGAAGGGTCTCTTTTTGATGGGTTGCATTGTAGTGGTCAAAAGCATCCACAATGGCAGAGGCGCGTCCTTCCCAACTTAGTTGGTTGGCCTTAATGCCTTTAGGATAACCGCTGCCATCAAGGTGCTCATGATGTTGGGCAACCACATCGGCCAGTTCAGGCTTTAACTGGCCATGACGCTGCATAATGGTTACCGATAGCTCAACATGGGAGCGGCGAATAAGGGCATCGCGTTTTGAGCTGGGTTGCCCAAGGCGGGCGATCTCTTCGGGAAGTTTGGCAAAACCGATATCGTGTAACATACCGATGGCACCAATGTCCTGAATCTCCTGTTCGCTCTTGCCTTGCCGTTTGTAAAGTGCCATCAGGTAGACTGCTACATTGATGGAGTGGCTGAAAATGCGGTCATGTTTGCGGGTTAGGGTGGCAAGGCTTAAAAGGCTAAACTCATCTTCAACAATAGAGCTTACCATGCCTTTAACAGCAGAGCGCATACTGAGGATATCCACCCCATCCCCTTGACGAATACGTTGAATCGCTTTGGAAACGGTGCTTTTTGCTTGTCCGACCAATGCCACAGCTTCACGCATGTGGTTCCAACGCTTGGTCATATTTGGTGTCGGAAGTTTGGCCGCCAAAGCCTCTTCATCTGCCTCATGCCCCAGGGCATTGATCTGTTCTAGAAGTAACGCCTCAGCGGATTTTTGCTGTGCCAAAACGGCCCCCCATTCATTTCGGTGTAACCCATGTAACAGATTGATTATTTACTGATTAATAAACTAAATTAGTCTGTGCCAAACTTCTGGTCAACTGCAAAGTTGTGTTGTTTTTATTATACAAGAAGAAGGAGGATAATAAAGTCTGCGCCAGTCATACGATTTGGCGTCCGTCAAACACGCTCCCAGTCACGAATTTCGCCATCAATAAGCTCAAACATGGGATGCAACTCTGGCATGGGGACCTCCTTGATGGCTTCGTAATGATCTGGTGTACGTGTTTGTGTTTTGCGCAGGAAGTGCTGCCACTCGTAGAGTACTTGTCCTTCTGTTTCCTGGATCATGCCGCCCCAACTCTCCTGCACAATACGACCAGCATCAAAGTTGTAACCTCGGTTGACGGCTTCCTGCTGAACAATACGCAGATAATCAGCCACTGCACCCACAGGGTCTGATAGCTCTTTGAACCGCTGGAGTTGTGGATGGTTAGTATATCCCTTGGTTAGCCCTCGCAAGACTTTCTGAGCCAAGAGAGTTTCACGCCAAAGAGCAACCAGCCCCTTGGCATCCAAATATTTCGGGTGAATGGTCCAAATGCGCATGGAGAAACCCTCTTTCGAGAAAAATGGATGCTGCTTGATCTTACAGGTCTTTATGGCTACGCAACCTCAAAATAAGAAGTTACCGCTGATATGCTGAGAGGTCGGGGGCCTACCCCGACCTCTCAGATCTTTTTCTGAAAGTTTCAGAACTCTCTGTTTTGGGAGGGTTTTCACGAGGTCGCCTTTCATTCCTACCAGCTTTTGGCTGTACAAAAGAAACTTCAAACCCTGAAATATCAGCATTTTCTGTAAAACTATGTTTCAGTGAGGAAATCAGAGAGAGGTCGGGGTGCGAGGTCGGGGTGGTCGCCGACCTCACGTTTTTGAGAGAAACGGCAATTTGAGAGAGATTCGGCAGAAATTGAGAGGGGCCGACCTCGGGCCAGAGAGTGAGCTACCCAGCGGGGTATACCCCTAACCCTTGGAATCATTAGCAAATTACGGGCACAAAAAAACCGGCTCAGAGGCCGGTTTTTCGTCGGAGAATCCTCTCCGCAGGTATCTTGGTGGAGCCAGGCGGGATCGAACCGCCGACCTCTTGAATGCCATTCAAGCGCTCTCCCAGCTGAGCTATGGCCCCTTACTCTAGGAAACAAAAAGGCCGCTCAAGGGAGTGGCCTTTTTTATTGTCACGAACTGCTACGGGCTCGGTACTGATGATATGGTGGAGCTAGGCGGGATCGAACCGCCGACCTCTTGAATGCCATTCAAGCGCTCTCCCAGCTGAGCTATAGCCCCATATGCATCGAGAAATCGAATATTAGACAGTTTCCCCCACAGGGTCAACCGTTTTTTTTGACGGAAAAATTATTTTTCCTGATACTTCACTGATCCAACTGAATTTAAAATACTTTAATGTATTCTAAAGCCCTTATACACCCCTATAATTGATCGACTGAAGGCCCTATTCCCTGATCATGAAGGGCTGACCTGACACACCACCAGCAAGAACCGTGTTAAGGCCCTGGATTTTTCCGGCAAACCTGTTAGCTTATCCTCTTTAGATTATTTGTATTGTTAAGTGCTGCCATCCCTATAAAGTGTGGTCAGTAGCTATGGAGAATCGAGATTGATTCAACCCTCGTTTGAAGATTTCCAGGCACTTACAGCCAAAGGAAACCTAATCCCCATTTATCGTGAAATTATGGCGGATCTGGATACCCCTGTAACGGCCTATATGAAAATTGCCGCCCAGAGCAAATACAGCTTTTTGCTGGAATCCGTCCAGGGTGGTGAAAAATGGGGGCGCTACTGCCTAATTGGCGTTCAACCTAAGGCACTGTTTGAGGCACGGGGTAAGCAGATTAAACTGCACAATTTACGTACCGGTGAGATTACCGAAAGTCAAAGTGACAACCCAACCTTTGCTCTACGGGATCTAATGAACACCCATCAACCAGTACCGACCGATGACCTGCCCTGTTTTGGGGGGGCTGTGGGTTATCTGGGTTATGACACGGTACGCTATTACGAGCAAATTCCCGATGAAAACCCAGACACATTGGGCACCCCCGACACCCTGTTTATGCTAACAGATCAACTGCTTGTTTTTGATAATCTTTACAACAACATCAAAGTGGTGGTTAATGTACACTTGACTGAAGGTGTCGATGCAAGGGCCAGCTATGATGCTGCTTGTAAACGGGTTGATGAGTTGGTTAC
The Magnetococcus sp. PR-3 DNA segment above includes these coding regions:
- a CDS encoding sigma factor, producing the protein MFSNNSYNGLDPHAIKLIRYKANQLAEMPCFRAWDAEDVEQELAIASHQSEQRFDADLSAKKTFLSRVIQNRCATMVSKASAPHRFPGDAPLSWETLTDLDREGAIDYVGGIEDVEAVELQLDFRHHYQHLSDVQKRLCNLLPYHGPRTLSKKMGCSKPTLYRHIAGLRRSFCQFGFQKKARPRETISRRAEYISDEGVHHKNSVRKTGEQGHGSGN
- a CDS encoding ImmA/IrrE family metallo-endopeptidase, which produces MRVPYLHKADIEAAANELLMSYHYKFGMEEAPPVPVEEILESLLGLALEFDDLDALLDKEGVLGATWVDERRVVINERLDPTEDPSVEGRYRFTVAHELGHWELHRHLNFDDDGQAILCRSKSKRDPMEWQADCFAGYLLMPKGDVLRSWEEVFGTHDPYDASEELYNMQSRFDGEDESELGLVVDLARDLAEVFQVSGLAMQIRLADMGLLKLR
- a CDS encoding helix-turn-helix domain-containing protein, which codes for MPGNPQFGMFIRSMREEKKKRDPAYSLRKFAEAVGISATFMSKVENGEFDPPAQDKIKRMAELLEVNSDELLAMAGKVDPDLSGIIRDQPRAMADFLRTARDLNLGRKDIEALTEKLRTERGLDPSEE
- a CDS encoding DUF2924 domain-containing protein; the protein is MTENESVLRQITALPEMTVADLKAMWRDLFDQEPPHHGKHYLVRKLAYRIQELAFGGINKATEKRLNALASGKKPQNKAPAQLKRQNNGLSPGTKLVREWKGNEYVVTVLEDGFELLGQRYRSLSGIAKAITGTHWSGNAFFGLKKSEKKK
- a CDS encoding recombinase family protein, with translation MSATPKIRCAIYTRKSTEDGLEQDFNSLDAQRESCANFVASQRQEGWVLVPDHYDDPAYSGGNLDRPALQRLLQDIESGKVDCIVCYKIDRLSRSLMDFAKLVEIFDRHEVTFTSVTQSFNTANSMGRLTLNMLLSFAQYEREVTAERIRDKYAASRKRGIWMGGHPPLGYDVKDRKLVINSQEAQHIHHIFNRFIQVGSATLLIKELTEQGITSKTRQLADGRIKGGKPIDKGTLYKILNNRVYLGEVAFRGEIYPGEHAPIIEQDLWDKVQSILKKNKRSRSNSSRNQSPAPLKGIIRCGHCNRAMRPTHTRKNGIQYRYYLCMTASKNSHADCPLASVSAPQVDEGVFKRVRQIIQTPEIITRVWRQAAHTDPDIQEQDVTMALKKINPIWDELFPIEQNRLLSLLVENVILTTTSMEVRVRVDGITSLVAELSPTPQIEEAIQ
- a CDS encoding putative bifunctional diguanylate cyclase/phosphodiesterase, with the translated sequence MPKNRLNLTRDFSIRTIISVIIILILLVVFYRQITMDSLISQETRNNSELTNNLSQDLWPEYAKFLSSASSIPRKDLLLHPNFKDLNHSIQQRLRGLRVLKIKIYDLQGVTVYSTLQEQIGDNRWDNAGFQSALSGVPLSDVSFKNEMDTIEGTVTNRHYVYTYAPIQRSPEDQVEGVFEVYSDVTHLHNEINRTGYVITGGVIFSLAAFYLFLLFLIKRADRLIHQHQETENQLQEERMLFQVRHDKLTGLSNRSHMLELVEQALHRSRRTDKALAVLQINLARFRPINETMGHEVGDQIIKKSAVRMVKSMRNGDILGRLEGDLFLQLMEGITDSKEVANRANRLLEDFQEPLLMNEKEFVMTPSIGIALFPSDAQKAETLLESSGAAALKATKEGRNCYVFYTDALNASSRERIELEMGLRKALQANEFELHYQPRISPMNKRVIGCEALIRWRRGEHELMFPDQFVKLLEESDLIIPVGTWVLGEACRQCYAWHKMGLKGLRVSVNLSLRQFKSNDLPDVIEQTLQKTGLAAQYLEVEVTESLMAEELERVIELLQRIKRLGVMISLDDFGTGYSSLSHLMNFPVDHLKIDRAFVQDVTHNSQHAALTSAIIAMARSLNMGVVVEGVEDSEQQKFLEQYACEEQQGYFYAKPLPAKDFPTAVEDIKRRLRS
- a CDS encoding HD-GYP domain-containing protein translates to MAQQKSAEALLLEQINALGHEADEEALAAKLPTPNMTKRWNHMREAVALVGQAKSTVSKAIQRIRQGDGVDILSMRSAVKGMVSSIVEDEFSLLSLATLTRKHDRIFSHSINVAVYLMALYKRQGKSEQEIQDIGAIGMLHDIGFAKLPEEIARLGQPSSKRDALIRRSHVELSVTIMQRHGQLKPELADVVAQHHEHLDGSGYPKGIKANQLSWEGRASAIVDAFDHYNATHQKETLRDPKAGLRHLLALSEKKYDRGIVEEFIRCIGVYPVGTVLQLASGAVAVVALTNRDALLFPVIRVVSDRGQAPRASEQLINLAEFQDHKNYKVVKELPATALANTPESYLNL
- a CDS encoding pyrimidine dimer DNA glycosylase/endonuclease V; protein product: MRIWTIHPKYLDAKGLVALWRETLLAQKVLRGLTKGYTNHPQLQRFKELSDPVGAVADYLRIVQQEAVNRGYNFDAGRIVQESWGGMIQETEGQVLYEWQHFLRKTQTRTPDHYEAIKEVPMPELHPMFELIDGEIRDWERV